One Curtobacterium sp. BH-2-1-1 genomic region harbors:
- a CDS encoding MFS transporter: MSTTTQRATGAPTMPRTEGRLDKMGIPRPLALGFLAVLVFMTGNGVESNFITPHMVAVLGSPEATVATIVTFYSLAALVGSYVSGALADLIGPRRVMILGFAVWVVFEVLFLIALGLGSVPFAAVAYAIRGFGYPLFAFAFLVWVNITTPVERNGSAVGWFYVAFTGGLPTLGSLFAIGAIPVFGGGTVGETGAMIASIGLVVIGFLILLFGVRLPNGFSRIAPEGESAWRVLTSGIRLTATRPKILMGFLVRLINTAPEFGMFVILPAVIANERGWGQSRWLLMTVCVYATNILVNALFGWVGDKIGWQRTVKWFGIVGSALGLIAWWYVPQLVPAGSDWGYVLSVVAGCVFGCLLAGFVPMGAIMPALAPEHKGAAMAMYTTAAGGAAFLGTGVVAAVLALGGGGQAVTWTFVGLYACAFVMIHFLKVPQGDRGH, translated from the coding sequence ATGTCAACGACGACACAGCGCGCCACCGGTGCGCCGACGATGCCCCGCACCGAGGGCCGGCTCGACAAGATGGGCATCCCCCGCCCGCTCGCCCTCGGCTTCCTCGCCGTCCTGGTCTTCATGACCGGCAACGGCGTCGAGTCGAACTTCATCACGCCGCACATGGTCGCGGTCCTCGGCTCCCCCGAGGCCACGGTCGCGACGATCGTCACGTTCTACAGCCTCGCCGCCCTGGTGGGGAGCTACGTCTCCGGCGCACTCGCCGACCTGATCGGTCCGCGACGGGTGATGATCCTCGGGTTCGCCGTCTGGGTCGTGTTCGAGGTCCTGTTCCTCATCGCCCTCGGACTCGGCAGCGTGCCGTTCGCCGCCGTCGCCTACGCGATCCGCGGCTTCGGGTACCCGCTGTTCGCCTTCGCGTTCCTGGTCTGGGTGAACATCACGACGCCCGTGGAGCGCAACGGCTCGGCCGTCGGCTGGTTCTACGTCGCCTTCACCGGCGGTCTGCCCACGCTCGGCTCGCTCTTCGCGATCGGCGCCATCCCGGTGTTCGGCGGCGGCACGGTCGGTGAGACCGGCGCGATGATCGCCTCGATCGGCCTCGTCGTGATCGGGTTCCTCATCCTGCTGTTCGGGGTGCGCCTGCCGAACGGGTTCTCCCGCATCGCGCCGGAGGGCGAGAGCGCCTGGCGCGTGCTGACGAGCGGCATCCGCCTGACGGCCACGCGACCGAAGATCCTGATGGGCTTCCTCGTCCGTCTGATCAACACCGCGCCGGAGTTCGGCATGTTCGTCATCCTCCCGGCGGTGATCGCGAACGAGCGCGGCTGGGGCCAGAGCCGGTGGCTGCTCATGACGGTGTGCGTCTACGCGACGAACATCCTCGTGAACGCCCTGTTCGGCTGGGTCGGCGACAAGATCGGCTGGCAGCGCACCGTCAAGTGGTTCGGCATCGTCGGGTCCGCGCTCGGGCTCATCGCCTGGTGGTACGTCCCCCAGCTCGTCCCCGCCGGGTCCGACTGGGGCTACGTGCTCTCCGTCGTCGCCGGTTGTGTGTTCGGCTGCCTGCTCGCGGGCTTCGTCCCGATGGGCGCGATCATGCCGGCGCTCGCCCCCGAGCACAAGGGCGCCGCGATGGCGATGTACACCACGGCCGCCGGCGGAGCCGCGTTCCTCGGCACGGGCGTCGTCGCCGCGGTGCTCGCGCTGGGCGGTGGCGGCCAGGCCGTGACCTGGACGTTCGTCGGCCTGTACGCCTGCGCGTTCGTGATGATCCACTTCCTCAAGGTCCCGCAGGGAGACCGAGGACACTGA
- a CDS encoding zinc-binding dehydrogenase encodes MSTTTENATTTAATPTEIPTTMRAVVVHGPEDYRLETRPVPTPGPGELLLRTDAVGICASDLKCYHGAAKFWGDENRPAWADTDRIPGHEFVGTIVAGDDATLAKRGVSVGDRIACEQIVPCWECRYCLEGAYWMCNVHDMFGFKGYDGAMAEYVLVPAKALTHPVSSALPGQVAAFAEPLSCAFHAVERGDIKFGDTVVIAGAGPIGLSAIAGARQKNPLRIVALDVVEDKLELARKVGADITINIAQDDAVARVKELTDGYGADVYIEATGHPSAVPQGLNLLRKLGTFVEYSVFKDNVSVDWSIISDDKELDVRGAHLGPHTWPAAIKLLEAETLPMSEICTHQFPLERFQEALDLVGDSAGASVKVSIIPSLQT; translated from the coding sequence ATGTCGACGACGACCGAGAACGCGACCACCACGGCCGCGACGCCCACCGAGATCCCGACCACGATGCGCGCCGTCGTGGTCCACGGCCCCGAGGACTACCGCCTCGAGACCCGCCCCGTGCCGACCCCCGGACCCGGCGAACTCCTGCTCCGCACCGACGCCGTCGGCATCTGCGCGAGCGACCTGAAGTGCTACCACGGCGCCGCGAAGTTCTGGGGCGACGAGAACCGCCCCGCCTGGGCCGACACCGACCGGATCCCCGGCCACGAGTTCGTCGGCACGATCGTCGCCGGTGACGACGCCACCCTCGCCAAGCGCGGGGTGTCCGTGGGCGACCGGATCGCCTGCGAGCAGATCGTGCCGTGCTGGGAGTGCCGCTACTGCCTCGAGGGCGCGTACTGGATGTGCAACGTGCACGACATGTTCGGCTTCAAGGGCTACGACGGCGCGATGGCCGAGTACGTCCTGGTGCCGGCGAAGGCCCTGACCCACCCGGTGTCGAGCGCCCTCCCCGGGCAGGTCGCCGCGTTCGCCGAACCGCTCTCGTGCGCGTTCCATGCCGTCGAGCGGGGCGACATCAAGTTCGGCGACACGGTGGTGATCGCCGGCGCCGGGCCGATCGGGCTCTCCGCGATCGCCGGTGCCCGCCAGAAGAACCCGCTGCGGATCGTCGCGCTCGACGTCGTCGAGGACAAGCTCGAACTCGCCCGCAAGGTCGGTGCCGACATCACGATCAACATCGCCCAGGACGACGCGGTCGCCCGGGTCAAGGAACTCACCGACGGGTACGGCGCCGACGTCTACATCGAGGCGACCGGGCACCCGTCCGCGGTCCCGCAGGGCCTCAACCTGCTCCGCAAGCTCGGCACGTTCGTCGAGTACTCGGTCTTCAAGGACAACGTGTCCGTCGACTGGTCGATCATCTCGGACGACAAGGAGCTCGACGTCCGCGGTGCCCACCTCGGCCCGCACACCTGGCCGGCGGCGATCAAGCTGCTCGAGGCCGAGACCCTGCCGATGTCGGAGATCTGCACGCACCAGTTCCCGCTCGAGCGCTTCCAAGAGGCCCTCGACCTCGTCGGCGACTCCGCGGGCGCGAGCGTCAAGGTCTCGATCATCCCGTCCCTGCAGACCTGA
- a CDS encoding GolD/DthD family dehydrogenase has product MTTDFAAALRPGPDTIDLTNDFSGRTAVVTGGASGIGNAIAVALASRGARVAVVDVRADGAAAAAAALPTPGEPAHLGLGCDVTDETSVARAVAAVTGAAGGIDVLVNCAGVALLAPAEDLDPGAWATTIDVNLTGTYRVAQAVGRHMLAAGYGRIVNIASQAAHVGIDGHAAYCASKAGVIGLTRVLALEWGGRGVTVNTVSPTVVLTDLGRGAWANEKGLRHQDEIPTGRFATPDEIAAAVLFLAGESSAMVNGADLRVDGGFTIR; this is encoded by the coding sequence ATGACCACCGACTTCGCCGCAGCCCTCCGACCGGGCCCGGACACGATCGACCTGACGAACGACTTCAGCGGCCGCACGGCGGTGGTCACGGGCGGGGCGTCCGGCATCGGCAACGCGATCGCCGTGGCCCTCGCGTCCCGCGGCGCCCGGGTCGCCGTCGTCGACGTGCGGGCGGACGGCGCAGCAGCCGCCGCGGCAGCGCTGCCGACCCCCGGCGAACCGGCCCACCTCGGCCTCGGCTGCGACGTCACGGACGAGACGTCGGTGGCCCGCGCGGTCGCCGCCGTCACCGGTGCCGCCGGCGGGATCGACGTCCTCGTGAACTGCGCCGGCGTCGCGCTGCTCGCCCCCGCCGAGGACCTCGACCCCGGTGCCTGGGCCACGACCATCGACGTCAACCTCACCGGCACCTACCGGGTCGCCCAGGCCGTCGGGCGCCACATGCTCGCCGCCGGGTACGGCCGGATCGTGAACATCGCCTCGCAGGCAGCGCACGTCGGCATCGACGGCCACGCGGCGTACTGCGCGTCGAAGGCCGGTGTCATCGGGCTCACCCGCGTGCTCGCGCTCGAGTGGGGCGGACGGGGCGTCACCGTCAACACCGTGTCGCCGACGGTCGTGCTGACCGACCTCGGCCGCGGGGCGTGGGCGAACGAGAAGGGCCTGCGCCACCAGGACGAGATCCCCACCGGACGGTTCGCGACACCCGACGAGATCGCCGCCGCCGTCCTGTTCCTCGCCGGGGAGTCGAGCGCCATGGTGAACGGCGCCGACCTCCGCGTGGACGGCGGGTTCACGATCCGCTGA
- a CDS encoding sugar-binding transcriptional regulator: MSAENPAAEGARTRFPLDTVYQAARMYYLEDATQVEIASRLGVSRPTVSRLVAEARKAGLVRIEVVDPFQDETVALAERLQVVLGLRAVHLAAVTHTATLGADLAAPLAAAVEGMGLVPGDAVLMSSGRTVYDVAHAGMPQLPGVQLVPTVGGQADPMPWFQTNEITRAAAEHSGAIPAFLFAQALPSPAMRSSLDEDPAFQHVVGLWGRAKGAILGIGAPTPTRDALARGVPVEDAVFDQAAGDVCLNFYAADGSAIEFPGSDRMVRTSREVLSAVPHAIGVAVGAAKVSSIVGAVRGRLVNELVTDAATARALLDALA; the protein is encoded by the coding sequence ATGTCCGCCGAGAACCCCGCCGCCGAGGGTGCCCGGACCCGCTTCCCGCTCGACACCGTCTACCAGGCCGCGCGGATGTACTACCTCGAGGACGCCACCCAGGTCGAGATCGCCTCGCGCCTCGGAGTGTCCCGTCCGACGGTCAGCCGGCTCGTCGCCGAGGCGCGGAAGGCCGGCCTGGTCCGGATCGAGGTCGTCGACCCGTTCCAGGACGAGACCGTCGCGCTCGCCGAGCGGCTGCAGGTCGTGCTGGGACTCCGTGCCGTGCACCTCGCCGCGGTGACGCACACCGCCACGCTCGGCGCCGACCTCGCCGCCCCGCTCGCCGCCGCGGTCGAGGGGATGGGGCTCGTGCCGGGCGACGCCGTGCTCATGTCGTCGGGTCGGACGGTGTACGACGTCGCGCACGCCGGCATGCCGCAGCTGCCGGGCGTGCAGCTCGTCCCGACGGTCGGCGGGCAGGCCGACCCGATGCCGTGGTTCCAGACGAACGAGATCACCCGCGCAGCCGCCGAGCACTCCGGCGCGATCCCGGCGTTCCTGTTCGCGCAGGCCCTGCCGTCACCGGCGATGCGGTCCTCGCTCGACGAGGACCCCGCGTTCCAGCACGTCGTCGGCCTGTGGGGTCGGGCGAAGGGCGCCATCCTCGGCATCGGCGCGCCGACCCCGACCCGCGACGCACTCGCGCGCGGCGTCCCGGTCGAGGACGCCGTCTTCGACCAGGCGGCGGGTGACGTCTGCCTCAACTTCTACGCCGCGGACGGCTCGGCGATCGAGTTCCCGGGCAGCGACCGGATGGTGCGCACCTCCCGCGAGGTCCTCTCCGCCGTCCCGCACGCGATCGGCGTCGCGGTCGGTGCCGCGAAGGTGTCGAGCATCGTCGGCGCCGTCCGCGGGCGACTCGTCAACGAGCTGGTCACCGACGCGGCCACGGCGCGCGCCCTGCTGGACGCGCTCGCCTGA
- a CDS encoding DinB family protein has translation MAIEPETKNWTWVIESACPECGYDGSTVTIRDVPGIIDANTSAWPAILDRADVSDRPDDHTWSPLEYAAHVRDVHRKMAERLTLMLTEDAPTFPNWDQDATAVEDRYGEQDPATVVRELGEAAHRAARAFDDVREDQLGRTGLRSDGSAFTVATLATYSAHDPVHHLWDVRRTQ, from the coding sequence ATGGCGATCGAACCCGAGACGAAGAACTGGACGTGGGTCATCGAGTCCGCGTGCCCCGAGTGCGGCTACGACGGCAGCACGGTCACGATCCGCGACGTCCCGGGGATCATCGACGCGAACACCTCGGCGTGGCCGGCGATCCTCGACCGTGCGGACGTGAGCGACCGCCCCGACGACCACACCTGGTCACCGCTCGAGTACGCCGCGCACGTGCGTGACGTCCACCGGAAGATGGCGGAGCGGCTGACGCTCATGCTCACCGAGGACGCCCCGACCTTCCCGAACTGGGACCAGGACGCCACGGCCGTCGAGGACCGCTACGGCGAGCAGGACCCCGCCACCGTCGTGCGGGAGCTCGGCGAGGCGGCGCACCGTGCTGCCCGTGCATTCGACGACGTCCGGGAGGACCAGCTGGGACGCACCGGCCTCCGGTCGGACGGCAGCGCGTTCACCGTCGCCACGCTCGCCACCTACTCCGCGCACGACCCGGTGCACCACCTGTGGGACGTGCGGCGCACGCAGTAG
- a CDS encoding MFS transporter, which yields MGSDPSSTPTRPHRRLRESDVTVVDKSMMRRAVSGMVVGNTMEWYDVGVYGYLAVTMGKVFLPTAEPSVQILFSLGVFAATYIARPLGGIVFGRLGDRIGRQKVLATTLIMMAASTFLIGALPAYATIGVFAPIVLVALKLAQGFSTGGEYAGATTFVTEYAPDRRRGFFASILDFGSYLGFALGATVVSVLQLTLGEEAMTAYGWRFPFLAAGVIGVVAIYFRLRIEESPVFQATQAAQEAASETRASLSGERPANVFVMVRDHWRPIVIAVMLVAASNTVGYALTSYMPTYLTDSLGYSALDGTLLTIPVLVLLAVMLPLTGKLSDKLGRRVVMWIGAATTVVLVVPAFLLIGHGAQWSTLAGLGLLALMTALWVSNQAASLPALFPTSTRYGGMGFAYNIAIAVFGGTTPLIVQALLTATGDELAPAYFLMAMSVVGAIGVFCMKESSRRPLPGSMPAVETAEEARELVLTQDTNPNLDLGDLPFAAEDAARRAREREMSAVR from the coding sequence ATGGGCTCCGATCCCAGCAGTACCCCCACCCGACCGCACCGACGCCTTCGCGAGAGCGACGTCACCGTGGTCGACAAGAGCATGATGCGCCGTGCCGTGAGCGGCATGGTCGTCGGCAACACCATGGAGTGGTACGACGTCGGCGTCTACGGCTACCTGGCCGTCACGATGGGGAAGGTCTTCCTCCCCACGGCCGAACCCTCGGTCCAGATCCTGTTCAGCCTCGGTGTCTTCGCGGCGACGTACATCGCCCGGCCGCTCGGCGGCATCGTGTTCGGTCGTCTCGGCGACCGCATCGGGCGGCAGAAGGTCCTCGCGACGACGCTCATCATGATGGCGGCGTCCACGTTCCTCATCGGGGCGCTGCCCGCCTACGCCACGATCGGGGTGTTCGCGCCGATCGTCCTCGTCGCGCTGAAGCTCGCGCAGGGCTTCTCGACCGGCGGTGAGTACGCCGGGGCGACGACGTTCGTGACCGAGTACGCGCCGGACCGTCGCCGCGGCTTCTTCGCCAGCATCCTCGACTTCGGCAGCTACCTGGGCTTCGCGCTCGGGGCCACCGTCGTGTCGGTGCTGCAGCTCACCCTGGGCGAGGAGGCGATGACCGCCTACGGCTGGCGCTTCCCGTTCCTCGCCGCCGGGGTGATCGGCGTCGTCGCGATCTACTTCCGCCTGCGCATCGAGGAGTCGCCGGTGTTCCAGGCCACCCAGGCCGCGCAGGAGGCCGCGTCCGAGACCCGTGCCTCGCTGTCCGGGGAGCGCCCGGCGAACGTGTTCGTCATGGTCCGCGACCACTGGCGCCCGATCGTCATCGCCGTGATGCTCGTCGCCGCGTCGAACACTGTCGGGTACGCGCTGACCTCGTACATGCCGACGTACCTCACCGACTCGCTCGGCTACTCGGCGCTCGACGGCACGCTGCTCACCATCCCGGTGCTCGTGCTGCTCGCGGTGATGCTCCCGCTCACGGGCAAGCTGTCCGACAAGCTCGGCCGTCGCGTCGTGATGTGGATCGGTGCCGCGACCACCGTCGTGCTCGTCGTCCCGGCGTTCCTGCTGATCGGGCACGGCGCGCAGTGGTCGACGCTCGCCGGGCTCGGGCTCCTCGCGCTCATGACGGCGCTGTGGGTCTCGAACCAGGCAGCCTCGCTGCCGGCGCTGTTCCCGACGTCGACCCGGTACGGCGGCATGGGGTTCGCGTACAACATCGCGATCGCGGTGTTCGGCGGGACCACGCCCCTCATCGTGCAGGCCCTGCTCACGGCGACGGGCGACGAGCTCGCGCCGGCGTACTTCCTGATGGCGATGAGCGTCGTCGGGGCGATCGGGGTGTTCTGCATGAAGGAGTCCTCGCGACGCCCGCTGCCGGGTTCGATGCCGGCGGTGGAGACCGCCGAGGAAGCTCGCGAGCTCGTCCTCACGCAGGACACGAACCCGAACCTCGACCTGGGGGACCTGCCGTTCGCCGCCGAGGACGCTGCCCGCCGTGCGCGCGAGCGGGAGATGAGCGCGGTGCGCTGA
- a CDS encoding GTP-binding protein, with amino-acid sequence MRPASITLVSALHDVDADRVAVRLATGHRMHAPANAVAAVRAVADRAEHLDRVCGPDADHGLVVTLPPGADTRAVGMMLANAARAETGDDRVLRHVVSVLRADDVAHLLWSEVDDAFVAADRVASLVEYATVIVLDRVGPVPLERRRGLLALLHRLAPQAVVVALSSIRSAADLPASNGGAARVLAQGAGWMRALSGSVGRDPRDGLVALRYREPLPFHPGRLASVIERELAAGRNGRVLRSRGFFRLASRPDHVGSWSSLGAMLALDPTANPSWDADAPIGQALWFVGERLDVPAIERALDGALLTSDELLAGPEVWRMWADPFPVWPALDPSEEHRHE; translated from the coding sequence ATGCGTCCCGCCTCCATCACCCTCGTCTCCGCCCTGCACGACGTCGACGCCGACCGCGTGGCCGTCCGGCTCGCGACCGGCCACCGGATGCACGCGCCCGCGAACGCCGTCGCCGCGGTCCGAGCCGTCGCCGACCGCGCCGAGCACCTCGACCGGGTCTGCGGGCCGGATGCCGACCACGGGCTCGTCGTCACGCTCCCGCCGGGTGCCGACACCCGGGCGGTGGGGATGATGCTCGCCAACGCCGCGCGCGCGGAGACCGGCGACGACCGGGTGCTCCGCCACGTGGTGAGCGTGCTGCGCGCCGACGACGTGGCGCACCTGCTCTGGTCCGAGGTCGACGACGCGTTCGTCGCGGCCGACCGCGTGGCGTCGCTCGTCGAGTACGCCACGGTGATCGTCCTCGACCGGGTCGGCCCGGTGCCGCTGGAGCGCCGCCGCGGTCTGCTCGCGCTGCTCCACCGGTTGGCCCCGCAGGCGGTCGTCGTGGCGCTCTCGTCGATCCGGAGCGCGGCCGACCTGCCCGCGTCGAACGGCGGAGCGGCGCGGGTCCTCGCCCAGGGAGCGGGATGGATGCGGGCGCTCTCGGGCTCGGTCGGACGGGACCCGCGGGACGGCCTGGTCGCGCTGCGCTACCGGGAGCCGCTGCCGTTCCACCCCGGCCGCCTGGCGTCGGTGATCGAACGGGAGCTGGCCGCGGGGCGGAACGGCCGGGTGCTGCGGTCCCGTGGGTTCTTCCGGCTCGCCTCCCGGCCGGACCACGTCGGGTCGTGGTCGAGCCTCGGGGCGATGCTGGCGCTCGACCCGACCGCGAACCCGTCGTGGGACGCGGACGCGCCGATCGGGCAGGCGCTCTGGTTCGTCGGCGAGCGGTTGGACGTGCCGGCGATCGAGCGGGCGCTGGACGGGGCGCTCCTCACGTCAGACGAGCTGCTCGCGGGGCCGGAGGTGTGGCGCATGTGGGCCGACCCGTTCCCGGTGTGGCCGGCGCTCGACCCGTCGGAGGAGCACCGGCACGAGTGA
- the ykgO gene encoding type B 50S ribosomal protein L36, whose amino-acid sequence MKVRNSLKALKKIPGSQVVRRRGRVYVINKQNPRWNTRQG is encoded by the coding sequence GTGAAGGTCCGCAACTCGCTCAAGGCGCTCAAGAAGATCCCGGGGTCGCAGGTGGTCCGCCGCCGCGGCCGTGTCTACGTCATCAACAAGCAGAACCCCCGGTGGAACACCCGGCAGGGGTGA
- a CDS encoding histidine phosphatase family protein, whose translation MRLLLIRHGQTPANVNGVLDAVVPGPGLTELGQQQADALPAALADRGIERLFVSTMVRTQITAAPLATSLGLEPVVLPGLREIEAGDTQGKRDQVSVQTYISTVHGWSLGDRTTRMPGAESGTEFFARYDDAVRQILETGVDVAAAVSHGAAIRTWASAAADNTPDHFGTKRHLENTGIVELEGSFDDGWRLVDWEGEPVGGEQLIDRTAQDPTGERF comes from the coding sequence ATGCGACTGCTGCTCATCCGCCACGGCCAGACCCCAGCGAACGTGAACGGCGTGCTCGACGCCGTCGTCCCCGGACCGGGCCTGACCGAACTCGGGCAGCAGCAGGCCGACGCCCTGCCGGCAGCGCTCGCCGACCGGGGGATCGAGCGGCTGTTCGTCTCGACGATGGTCCGCACGCAGATCACCGCGGCGCCCCTCGCCACGTCGCTCGGCCTCGAGCCGGTGGTGCTGCCGGGCCTCCGCGAGATCGAGGCCGGCGACACCCAGGGCAAGCGCGACCAGGTGTCCGTGCAGACGTACATCTCGACCGTGCACGGCTGGTCGCTCGGGGACCGCACCACCCGGATGCCCGGCGCCGAGAGCGGGACCGAGTTCTTCGCGCGCTACGACGACGCGGTCCGGCAGATCCTCGAGACCGGCGTCGACGTGGCGGCCGCGGTCAGCCACGGAGCGGCCATCCGGACGTGGGCGAGTGCCGCGGCCGACAACACGCCGGACCACTTCGGCACGAAGCGCCACCTCGAGAACACCGGGATCGTCGAGCTCGAGGGGTCGTTCGACGACGGCTGGCGCCTCGTCGACTGGGAGGGCGAGCCCGTCGGCGGCGAGCAGCTCATCGACCGGACGGCGCAGGACCCGACCGGCGAGCGGTTCTGA